The Festucalex cinctus isolate MCC-2025b chromosome 6, RoL_Fcin_1.0, whole genome shotgun sequence genomic sequence atattaacaattattgaattagaattatgattagattttcatctcatccttgctgatgtcaatgtttgtgtaacacttaagtcattcactcccagctattttcactgaagcaacttgattttgactgattttgtaagacccacagaatattgtgttctattgctataaaaacatggaacctaccaaaagaaagattagtctcttcttttataagttaaaaaatatatatttgtatctgtttcagttttgcagcaaatagcattggaatatagctaagtttcatcattattcacaaacacgTTGAAAACacgggaaaaagagcttgtttcaacaaggccctggttgatcacttatactctcctgccacctgctggccattttttgtcataactaccattgctttaagcgacctcttcagatcagaagctgcatcaaagccttctgtgtgctctagcatagaaaaaaaaacaaaaaaacaaaaacttataaatacgttttggggtttATATGAGTTAATTATAACACAgtgatactttcattaataaaccaaATCATTTGgccagttactgcctccacaAATTCACTTTGGAATTGAATATTTGTGgaatttttatcatgtccttgacactgtagaagaattgatgtgccataattaatctatcggattgaattgaattgaagtgaatcgaatcgaatcgaatcgaatagagaaaaatcaaaatggaattGAACTAAACTCTagtgaatcgaaatcgaatcgattgaggaaattagaatcgatatccAGCCCAAGTATATCAAAGTTACTACCAGGTTTCCTGttgacaggcacaacagattAAAAGACAATATAGTGTACAGTGGTAACCATATTATGTCCTCCATCTTGTGCATAGCATCACGCCCGTTGCCTGATTTTGTTGACATGAACGTGCAAGCGCGCAGCCTGCCTGATGGGATCCTGCCTGAACACCTCAAAGCCTTTCAGACGCTCTATAGGGAACACTGTGAGGTATgcaaatgaaaaacacaaagtTGCTCTCTATCTGACCTAAGTTCAATGTGCTTTCCCAACACAGGTCACCATCTTGCTATATGTTAGCATACTGAAGCTACCATATTAGCATGCTAGGCTATTAGTTGTCATTTGAAATACAGGGCAAGATGTCGAATCTATGAATCTGCCTTTATGACTTTCACTACTCAGGTTGCATTCTAGCTATATGTTAGCATAACAActgctagcatgctagcatttAATCAGTTCTCATTTGAAATACAGTTGTGCCTCtacttatgaaattaattggttctggaagaaagttcttaagtagaaaattttgtaagtagaggcgcattttcaatgtaaatgccctaatctgttccaagcctcccaaaattcagacataaatgttttataaagcacaaaaatgcatcaaaacatgtaacaaatacatgttacaattagattattgcacaataaatgagagttggacataatgtaaaaaaacaaagaataaagtaaagaataaaaatgatggtcatttacctttttaattgctgtcctcatcgttttttgccctctttggttcatgtcctctctcagaagtgtttttttttttttttgcgtggtgttttgtaaagaactgatccaaggacgttttctttttttttttttccttcttttttttttttttttctttttttaacaatgcttcggaaatgtccaaggcaaacatcatcttagtgagcaaacgcccgactggtgaacactttttctgggcgattcttttaaactaattctgaaacttcatggaaacttccggtatggcgaggcatcttttttccaaaaaaaggcccgtctcgtcgcaattaaaaacttgctgtgccttcatcaatcaccaattgtttgaatttttgcacaaattcgtcggccgttggttcatacatttacgaaaaaacacctcatgggccgcgggatgaatgatgaggacgctgtatagacaccgatctagtatctaggctcatagatacctatggtagaggttcctcttagccaatgggatgccagaaagatgcacAAAAACCGagctagtatttacgctcatagatacctatgtcaggaaatagccatagccgaaagtatgctgcgttcggtaatgtatttttacctttcgtatctagaaatttctttcgtaacaagaggcaatattttcccattgaggcgtttcgtaactcgaaaatttcgtatgaagagacgttcgtaagtagaggttccactataGTACTTTATACAAGATATGATAGGGTGACCAAAGATCCTCTTTTGGGAGGACCAACCATTTTCTTACATCCTGTTCGGGTGTCCGGGGTTTttataatttcatttaaattttcagcATTTCAGTTCAGCATCATCTTCAGACACAATTTTGACAGGTGGCACTGCTGACCTCTGcgatcctgtttttttttttttttttcccctctcgccAACAGGCCGTTCTGGATGTGATGGTGAACCTTCAGTTCACTCTTGTGGAGACACTTTGGAAGTCCTTCTGGAGGTTCAGCCAAGGCAGCGATCCCGAAACCCTCAACCTGTGAGTGTCAAAAGTAAAACACCCGACCCGGCACCCCCGCCACTACAATAGCAACGGTGTGCTCTTCCAGTCACCACGAGTCGGAGAAACGTCTGCCAAAATCGTGCCTTGTGCTGCTGTGTAAGTTTGAGCCTGTCCTACACTGGACGAGAGCGTGTGACAACCTGCTCTATCAGACGCTGGTGGAGATCCTCATCCCCGATGTGCTCCGACCCATCCCCAGTAAGTATGCGGGGGTTGAAAAAAGCCCACGAAATGTTGAATttcaacacgttttttttttcccccttcaggtGCCTTAACTCAGGCCATCCGTAATTTTGCTAAGAGTCTGGAGAGCTGGCTGTCCGGCGCCATGATGAACATCCCAGAAGAGATGGTCCGCATTAAGGTTTGTATGCCTCCATCCAGTTTCCAGTGCTGGCAGAAGTACTCACATAAGGCCTTTTACTGTTTCTAATTGCTGTTGTTAAAGGAGAGGCTTGAGTTTAGCTCAGGGGTCTGTAACCTTTGCTGTCAaatgagccattttaggccaaataacaaaaacagtGTCTGGAGTCGCAAAAAAATTGAACGTTgtgatgaacaaaacaaaacagtgtgtgAGTTAGTATGTGTACTTAGGACCCAAGAGCTAATTACAGCTGtaccataacagaaaaatgtgccgcatccaatactttgagattttttttccccttctaccttatgtcttttgtttttggggttctcttttttgttgtactgtattttttcatacctcatttttcatacatttttagactttactgcctttctgtcaaatttttgacatttttggcaatttcatggacatatggtaattttctgcctctcttcttccttttttgtacaatttgttGCTAtttctttgacattttttgtgccGTTTCTTGCCAGTAAATTTCTCAcattttgtggatattttatggtaattttttggatttatgatatttatttttgaacgtttttttttctgccttttttttaaatcaatttttgacttttttttttttttttccaattccaaTACATGTTATAgtatttttctgcctttcttttttgtttttggacattttgttgcTATTTTTTGACATGTTTTCTGATTGCCagtaaatttctgacatttttggcaattttgtggacatttatggtaattttctggatttatattttttttagatagttatttttgaacattttattttctaccttttaaaaagaaaagaaaagaaaaacaaatcaattttctgacttttttttttttttttttttttgcaattccaaATACATCTTATTgtatttttctgcctttcttcttttgtttttggacattttttggtctttttttattcaattctatGACATATTTGCCAATTTCtggaacattttattgtcattttgtgattttcttcttgctttttaacatttttaggtaattttttaAACTTTCTCATTTACCCTTTGTCTCCCTTTTTTGTCAACTAAAAATTTTGGACCCTGacattttttccatccatccatccatccatccatcctcgtcCTCATCCTCAGCctattccccacaagggtcaggggggtgctggagcctatcccagctggcttcgggcagtaggcggggtacaccctgaactgattgtcagccaatcgcaggctgacatttttatgaatacTTAACTCTTctacttaacttttttttaatttttttttatttcatcaggaattcATTTCAagtatattttatctaaaaaaacaaaaaaacaaacaggaaacCAGGAGGGccccaaaattgaaccctgtggaacaccaaacACAAAAGCCTGCCAAGTAGGATCTAAGCCTAAAAAGTAAACTAGTTGAGGAAAGTCCAGATGCTTGAGAATCTGCCATTTTCTATTGCACTTTCTGTGTCTCCCTTTAGGTGGTGTGCGTGAGCTCCTTTTCCCAAACGCTGCGTCGCTACACCAGCTTGAACCACCTGGCCCAGGCAGCCCGCGCCGTCCTCCAGAACTCGGCTCAGATCAACCAAATGCTCTCGGACCTGAACCGTGTCGATTTCACCAACGTTCAGGTCCGCCGTCGCGCTCGTAAGGACGGAAAGCGTACGAGACGTTAACGGAACCTAATCGGTCTGTTTCCCCGCCTCGCCCCCATCAGGAGCAAGCATCCTGGGTGTGTCAGTGCGAGGACCGCATCGTCCAGCGACTTGAGCAAGACTTTAAGATGACGCTGCAGCAGCAGAACTCCTTGGAGCAGTGGGCATCCTGGCTGGACGGCGTCGTCTCTCAGGTGCTCAAACCTTACGAGGCCAACGCCGTCGCCCTGCCCAAAGCCGCCAAGGTCTTCCTGCTCAACTGGTCCTTCTACAGGTGAGATGCTGGCGAGACATGTTACAGTGTTAAAGGGGAATTCTTGatgaaaatatgttctatgcagccccactaaattaaatatggtattctggttaatattgcctccgtggaatatgagttaagctgaaaaatccagctgttttcatccatctcactcagggggcggccattttgtcacttcctgtcgactgaagatgacatcacagttgctcggggctcaggcaacgaccaatcacagctcacctattttctgaagctgcactgtgattgattgttaccactgatctgaataaatgactggatagccgacaggccaagacttttgaagtcgcgaggccaccatattgctcctccaaaGAAAGGTTTCTCAGCATACGattctatacatttacagtatcgaaattggagaacatttgagacagtacttagaaacagcatgatttatggtgttttaaatttgttaaacataaacaagaggacttcagacattttacaacttgtcttaaatacaaatatattttttttaattaatgaattataattgtaattcaacaaaagatgcccctgccaaatctaatattgggatctaaagaactgagcgataaaagaaaaagggggtcttcaaagcagctaTTACCgtccacttattattattatttttacttattataAAACAGTGACCACCCCAGCaaaaaccccccaccccgcctccggccttatactaacttcCTATGAGCTATATGTCTCATTTGTACGTATACCATATAGttcatacagtagtctgctcgcgaagTGGGAGtaataagatggccgccctgtgacttccacAGCTTGCACTGGCATATTtgggctatcagctatccaaTCACATATACAGATCAGCGCTGTCGACTGAACATGACATCAGTATTGCTCagtggctcaggcaacgaccaatcacagttcacctgttttctgaaactgcgctgtgattggttgttacctgagccctgaggtgagcaagtgacaaaatggcctctacctgagatggataaaaacgtctggattttgcttcataactcatattacacaaacgtaatattaatcagaatgtcatgtttagactagtgaggttacatatgatgtattattatcaagaaatgttttaagGTTGACGTCCActataaaaatctaaaaaaaaaagtcttggcaACCACCAGCTCGATGGTCATCCGAGACCTGACCCTGCGCAGCGCCGCCAGCTTCGGATCCTTTCACCTGATCCGCTTGCTGTACGACGAGTACATGTACTACCTGATCGAGCACAGGGTGGCTCAGGCGAAAGGGGAGACCCCGGTTGCCGTCATGGGAGAAGTGAGTGTCTGCAAATAGGGACTTCTGCTTTCAAATGTTCCTTTTTTGGTGAAACTTCTTTTGTGTTGCAGTTCGCCAGCACCGTCAAGAGCCGATCCACTCCAGACCTGGAGAAAGGTAACAACAGCACACTTGGTGCTGCTTCTTTTTGCAGTCCTCTTGACGCCTGGTTCTTCGTCAGATGAGGAAGAcgaggatgaggatgaagagAGCGAGGAGGAGAGCGCAGATCTGGTCTTGCAATCCAGCTCTCTGGGCATGCTGGAAGACAAGGAGCTTTTGGAGCCGCCCGCCAAGCAGCCCAGGACCGGTTTAAGCCTGCACAGTCTGACAGAGACGCACAACACACCGGCTTAgaggaaaacacacacacacactttaacACCATCAAGTCATCCCATCCTGCATCCGCTGTCCTGTGTTCTCCTCCGAATTCAaccgtaaacatttcttgacaataatatgttatatgtgacctcactagtctaaatatggtattctagttaatattgcgttagtggaatcttaagttacgaagcaaaatctcagggggcggccattttgtcacttgctgtcaactgaagatgacatcaatagaGATCCTGTCGGCACATGACTTTCTCTGAACACGCCCTCCTGTGGAGCAGCGTTAATTAGCTACAATGGCGTGGAGGGCGAAAACTAGCATTTATCCGTCAACTTTCCGTCCAAGAAAATTGACAGTCATTTTGATGAAAAAGACATGATATACATGCGGGAGGTTGACATGTTTAGACTGCTGATGATGTGTCAGGAGTGCTTTTTTTCACCTTGGTGAAGCTGCTACATGGGATTACCTCCTCTCTTGCCAGTGAGCACTTTCAAATCTGATCATACAAAAGCTTGACAAGTTTGTACAATCCGGATTTATTTCTTCTTTGTGTGCTCAAAATACCATCAAAGTTAGCAGTTTGACGCAAGTGTTGCTGTGTTATTTAGGTTAGCAACTTAGCTGCTAAATTGGCCGTGTCATTTATGCCGTAAAAAGTCTTCTTTATCAGTTATGAAATTCAACTGTGTAATATCTATTACACTGTAGCAgcacaaatgaacaaaacagattatttcctccacattttgcgtgtgctaacagttagcagaTGCGTTTTCTATtatgccaaaatggctgcgctaATGGCCATTTTGGGATCTGTGATGTCAACATCAGGATCTCTAtggtgctcaggtctcaggtaacaaccaatcatagctcagcttcagaaaacaggtgaaaacgaccaatcacagctcacctgttttctcaagctgagctgtgattggtcgtagcCAAagccatgagcaactgtgacgtcatcttcagtcgacagcaagtggcaaaatggccgccccctgagatggataaaaatggctggattttgctgcataactcgtcTTCCACAAATGTAGCATTAATCTGAACGTCATGttgagactagtgaggtcacatagctCGACAAGAATTTTTGgtcgggttgacttccccttttaaatATTCTTTGGTGTTGAATGTGTTTGTCCAGTGTAAGCATGTATGGTAGGCTATAAGAAAACGGGAGTGCCCTTTATGCCAATGATGTATTCTTTGTGCTGCTTGTTCTTTTGTCATGTAATCAATTATGATCCCCGTGCCTTCCCGGAACATTAAGTGGCCAGCCCTGCACAAACGTCGCAGATTTACCTGATAGACTAGACTACACACTCATGATAATTCCATGAGTCTCCCTTGCCCCGCCTTAACCACTAACGATGATCCTCGTGGTGTCTCAAATCACTCCCATTGCCTTTTATTAAGCAATGTCTATGCACAGGTGATTTTTAATCAAGATTAATTGATTTTGTTGGCTCAATAATGAGAAACTGGTTGTGGATGccatatttgatttgttttctgTACGTCCTTTTTGATTTGGCCAACTGACTGATACGCTGTGCCTTTGAGAGATTGCTAGCCCAATTGagcttatattatatattttatgtattgTTGCATTTCTATGGCGGTTCCGTAGCCTTGTATTGAACTTCTGTAGCTATTAAAAATCATGTGAGCCATGTGATGGGTCTGCCAACTTTGCCGTTTGTCATCTCTCCTTTGCTCATCCTCCTTTATTCATTTCCTTCACCACATCACATCATAGTCACTTcttcacacaaacaaaacaaatagtcATACAAGAGAAAAGGAAACTTGAATCAGCTTGCTAAGCACTTACATCGTAACCATGGTTACCTGTTTATTAACTTGATTCACCAGCTTAAGATGTTCAGCGTTTTGTAGTGTCCAAGTTTTACTTTTCGTTCTCGTGACATACAGGTATATCCAAATTGTATGTTGTTCGACCACAAACTGCCTTAGGAT encodes the following:
- the rfx1b gene encoding MHC class II regulatory factor RFX1 isoform X5, coding for MGCSTAAFITICKPHVVSCHIVRAWLFLLLLGQVSISLSLLVWCPEGSAHSNDSLSESSSPAPGVPTQVVQSVQTTTQRSVLQTVSQAGKRIQSGHVNNLQSVHINQEVEQVYSGQVQYVDGGGGDNAFTTSAIRPGSFSFSDSPLYSQTPPASSSNFYEATSSSESDISGSVTSQALPSSVGATAAASGGTSASGAGYVIQGAYLLGGGAGTGGGGGGGQSYSSPNSRAPPATVQWLCDNYEGAEGVSLPRCTLYYHYLLHCQEQKLEPVNAASFGKLIRSVFMGLRTRRLGTRGNSKYHYYGLRIKSGSPLLRLMDEQQHMAMRQQPFSQKNRIKAVQKTEGITNGTSGGTSQQQAGVVCDISAQVQQYQQFLASRPLPDFVDMNVQARSLPDGILPEHLKAFQTLYREHCEAVLDVMVNLQFTLVETLWKSFWRFSQGSDPETLNLHHESEKRLPKSCLVLLCKFEPVLHWTRACDNLLYQTLVEILIPDVLRPIPSALTQAIRNFAKSLESWLSGAMMNIPEEMVRIKVVCVSSFSQTLRRYTSLNHLAQAARAVLQNSAQINQMLSDLNRVDFTNVQEQASWVCQCEDRIVQRLEQDFKMTLQQQNSLEQWASWLDGVVSQVLKPYEANAVALPKAAKVFLLNWSFYSSMVIRDLTLRSAASFGSFHLIRLLYDEYMYYLIEHRVAQAKGETPVAVMGEFASTVKSRSTPDLEKDEEDEDEDEESEEESADLVLQSSSLGMLEDKELLEPPAKQPRTGLSLHSLTETHNTPA
- the rfx1b gene encoding MHC class II regulatory factor RFX1 isoform X4, with amino-acid sequence MGCSTAAFITICKPHVVSCHIVRAWLFLLLLGQVSISLSLLVWCPEGSAHSNDSLSESSSPAPGVPTQVVQSVQTTTQQRSVLQTVSQAGKRIQSGHVNNLQSVHINQEVEQVYSGQVQYVDGGGGDNAFTTSAIRPGSFSFSDSPLYSQTPPASSSNFYEATSSSESDISGSVTSQALPSSVGATAAASGGTSASGAGYVIQGAYLLGGGAGTGGGGGGGQSYSSPNSRAPPATVQWLCDNYEGAEGVSLPRCTLYYHYLLHCQEQKLEPVNAASFGKLIRSVFMGLRTRRLGTRGNSKYHYYGLRIKSGSPLLRLMDEQQHMAMRQQPFSQKNRIKAVQKTEGITNGTSGGTSQQQAGVVCDISAQVQQYQQFLASRPLPDFVDMNVQARSLPDGILPEHLKAFQTLYREHCEAVLDVMVNLQFTLVETLWKSFWRFSQGSDPETLNLHHESEKRLPKSCLVLLCKFEPVLHWTRACDNLLYQTLVEILIPDVLRPIPSALTQAIRNFAKSLESWLSGAMMNIPEEMVRIKVVCVSSFSQTLRRYTSLNHLAQAARAVLQNSAQINQMLSDLNRVDFTNVQEQASWVCQCEDRIVQRLEQDFKMTLQQQNSLEQWASWLDGVVSQVLKPYEANAVALPKAAKVFLLNWSFYSSMVIRDLTLRSAASFGSFHLIRLLYDEYMYYLIEHRVAQAKGETPVAVMGEFASTVKSRSTPDLEKDEEDEDEDEESEEESADLVLQSSSLGMLEDKELLEPPAKQPRTGLSLHSLTETHNTPA
- the rfx1b gene encoding MHC class II regulatory factor RFX1 isoform X6; amino-acid sequence: MFYSGFYYNLQAACQGSAHSNDSLSESSSPAPGVPTQVVQSVQTTTQQRSVLQTVSQAGKRIQSGHVNNLQSVHINQEVEQVYSGQVQYVDGGGGDNAFTTSAIRPGSFSFSDSPLYSQTPPASSSNFYEATSSSESDISGSVTSQALPSSVGATAAASGGTSASGAGYVIQGAYLLGGGAGTGGGGGGGQSYSSPNSRAPPATVQWLCDNYEGAEGVSLPRCTLYYHYLLHCQEQKLEPVNAASFGKLIRSVFMGLRTRRLGTRGNSKYHYYGLRIKSGSPLLRLMDEQQHMAMRQQPFSQKNRIKAVQKTEGITNGTSGGTSQQQAGVVCDISAQVQQYQQFLASRPLPDFVDMNVQARSLPDGILPEHLKAFQTLYREHCEAVLDVMVNLQFTLVETLWKSFWRFSQGSDPETLNLHHESEKRLPKSCLVLLCKFEPVLHWTRACDNLLYQTLVEILIPDVLRPIPSALTQAIRNFAKSLESWLSGAMMNIPEEMVRIKVVCVSSFSQTLRRYTSLNHLAQAARAVLQNSAQINQMLSDLNRVDFTNVQEQASWVCQCEDRIVQRLEQDFKMTLQQQNSLEQWASWLDGVVSQVLKPYEANAVALPKAAKVFLLNWSFYSSMVIRDLTLRSAASFGSFHLIRLLYDEYMYYLIEHRVAQAKGETPVAVMGEFASTVKSRSTPDLEKDEEDEDEDEESEEESADLVLQSSSLGMLEDKELLEPPAKQPRTGLSLHSLTETHNTPA
- the rfx1b gene encoding MHC class II regulatory factor RFX1 isoform X7 — its product is MFYSGFYYNLQAACQGSAHSNDSLSESSSPAPGVPTQVVQSVQTTTQRSVLQTVSQAGKRIQSGHVNNLQSVHINQEVEQVYSGQVQYVDGGGGDNAFTTSAIRPGSFSFSDSPLYSQTPPASSSNFYEATSSSESDISGSVTSQALPSSVGATAAASGGTSASGAGYVIQGAYLLGGGAGTGGGGGGGQSYSSPNSRAPPATVQWLCDNYEGAEGVSLPRCTLYYHYLLHCQEQKLEPVNAASFGKLIRSVFMGLRTRRLGTRGNSKYHYYGLRIKSGSPLLRLMDEQQHMAMRQQPFSQKNRIKAVQKTEGITNGTSGGTSQQQAGVVCDISAQVQQYQQFLASRPLPDFVDMNVQARSLPDGILPEHLKAFQTLYREHCEAVLDVMVNLQFTLVETLWKSFWRFSQGSDPETLNLHHESEKRLPKSCLVLLCKFEPVLHWTRACDNLLYQTLVEILIPDVLRPIPSALTQAIRNFAKSLESWLSGAMMNIPEEMVRIKVVCVSSFSQTLRRYTSLNHLAQAARAVLQNSAQINQMLSDLNRVDFTNVQEQASWVCQCEDRIVQRLEQDFKMTLQQQNSLEQWASWLDGVVSQVLKPYEANAVALPKAAKVFLLNWSFYSSMVIRDLTLRSAASFGSFHLIRLLYDEYMYYLIEHRVAQAKGETPVAVMGEFASTVKSRSTPDLEKDEEDEDEDEESEEESADLVLQSSSLGMLEDKELLEPPAKQPRTGLSLHSLTETHNTPA